From Musa acuminata AAA Group cultivar baxijiao chromosome BXJ3-8, Cavendish_Baxijiao_AAA, whole genome shotgun sequence, one genomic window encodes:
- the LOC135646151 gene encoding prolycopene isomerase, chloroplastic-like, with the protein MASLGLGLCGYPSSHAKALLRSRLGSRRGRKRQVVARGSVGQQPLTASGRPTSESRNPFPGKLEADVVVIGSGIGGLCCAGLLARYQQDVLVLESHDLPGGAAHSFEVKGYKFDSGPSLFSGFQSRGPQANPLSQVLDALGEPVPCATYDSWMVYVPEGEFLSRIGPTEFLKDLETFVSLDAVHEWKKLLEAVLPMSAAAMALPPLSIRGDWGIVSTAAARYAPSLLKSFIQMGPQGALGATKLLRPFSEIIDSLELKHPFVRNWVDLLCFLLAGVKSDGIISAEIVYMFAEWYKPGCVLEYPLKGSGAVVDALVQGLKKYGGRLALGSHVDKIVVENGRATGVKLSSGHFVRAKKAVVSNASMWDTLNLLPPDVVPNTYKEQVEATPQCESFMHLHLGFDAQNISEDLGIHHIVVNDWSRGVDADQNVVLISVPSVHGKGLAPPGKHVLHAYTPGTEPYSLWEGLDRRSMEYRKLKEERSEVMWRAVERALGPGFSREKCDVKLVGTPLTHQRFLRRNRGTYGPAIKAGEATFPGHSTPIPQLFCCGDSTFPGIGVPAVAASGAIVANTLVSVSQHSDLLDAIGI; encoded by the exons ATGGCGTCTCTAGGGCTCGGTCTCTGCGGTTACCCCTCGTCCCACGCGAAGGCGCTGCTCCGTTCTCGACTCGGATCCCGGCGGGGGAGGAAGAGGCAGGTCGTGGCTCGAGGCTCCGTTGGCCAGCAGCCGCTCACCGCCAGCGGCCGGCCCACCTCCGAATCGAGGAATCCCTTTCCGG GGAAGCTGGAAGCAGATGTAGTTGTTATCGGAAGCGGTATTGGTGGATTATGTTGTGCTGGTCTTTTAGCTAGATATCAGCAGGATGTTCTTGTCTTAGAAAGTCATGATCTTCCTGGAGGTGCTGCTCATTCATTTGAAGTGAAGGGGTATAAATTTGATTCAGGACCATCTTTATTCTCGGGATTTCAGTCAAGAGGACCTCAAGCTAATCCTCTTTCACAG GTTCTTGATGCACTGGGAGAGCCAGTTCCATGTGCAACTTACGACTCATGGATGGTTTACGTTCCTGAAGGTGAATTCTTGTCACGGATTGGGCCTACAGAGTTTCTTAAG GACCTAGAGACGTTTGTTAGTCTTGATGCTGTTCATGAGTGGAAAAAGCTTCTT GAAGCAGTTCTTCCAATGTCTGCAGCTGCAATGGCTCTACCTCCTCTTTCTATTCGAGGGGATTGGGGCATTGTTTCCACTGCAGCAGCAAGATATGCTCCATCTCTCTTGAAATCATTTATCCAAATGGGGCCTCAAGGAGCTCTAGGTGCTACAAAACTTTTGAGACCCTTCTCAGAGATAATTGATTCTCTTGAGCTGAAACATCCTTTTGTTCGAAATTGGGTGGATCTGCTATGCTTTCTACTTGCAGGAGTTAAATCGGATGGCATAATATCAGCAGAAATT GTTTATATGTTTGCTGAATGGTATAAGCCAGGATGTGTGCTCGAGTACCCACTCAAGGGAAGTGGGGCTGTAGTAGATGCTCTTGTTCAAGGATTGAAGAAATATGGTGGAAGACTAGCACTTGGCAGTCATGTCGACAAAATTGTGGTTGAAAATGGTCGAGCCACGGGTGTTAAATTAAGTAGTGGGCAC TTTGTACGTGCCAAGAAAGCCGTTGTTAGCAATGCATCGATGTGGGATACACTCAATTTACTTCCTCCAGATGTTGTCCCAAATACTTACAAAGAACAAGTTGAAGCAACCCCTCAGTGTGAATCATTCATGCATCTTCATTTGGGATTTGATGCACAG AATATTTCGGAAGACCTAGGGATCCATCACATAGTTGTTAATGATTGGAGCAGGGGTGTGGATGCTGATCAGAATGTTGTATTAATTTCGGTTCCAAGTGTTCATGGTAAAGGATTGGCGCCTCCTGGAAAGCATGTCTTGCATGCTTATACTCCTGGTACAGAACCCTATAGCTTGTGGGAAGGGCTCGACCGTAGAAGCATGGAATATCGAAAACTAAAGGAAGAGAGATCAGAG GTGATGTGGAGAGCAGTGGAGCGTGCTCTTGGCCCTGGATTTAGCCGTGAGAAATGTGATGTAAAATTAGTTGGAACGCCATTGACTCACCAGAGATTCCTCAGGAGGAACAGAGGAACGTATGGACCAGCTATAAAAGCTGGAGAAGCCACTTTCCCTGGCCATTCGACGCCTATTCCGCAGCTCTTTTGTTGTGGTGACTCAACATTTCCGGGGATAGGTGTCCCAGCGGTGGCAGCTAGTGGTGCCATAGTTGCCAATACTTTAGTTTCTGTATCGCAGCACTCTGATCTTCTGGATGCCATTGGGATTTGA
- the LOC135646152 gene encoding uncharacterized protein LOC135646152 isoform X1 has protein sequence MTPNVAGQFGDTTYTKIFVGGLAWETQSDTMRNYFEQFGEILEAVVITDKSTGRSKGYGFVTFREPAAAMRACVDPSPVIDGRRANCNLASLGAHRSTPTTPPHGGNRSLRMVKSFHTGYQGGMAAAFASPASFPHYAVQQGAPYGLYGYSPYSSEYSYPMVQELLTDPLHCNGQSYYNVFGGATAQYPVHGSAAGTVTGTTAFYPYFQFGQGGGGGATVGHGYSIPYPPILHYSAVASTTTGLTGFMQHLGGPLSIPPSPPAQPGMTVALTAPALPSPAGYHHCA, from the exons ATGACTCCAAACGTAGCAGGTCAGTTTGGAGACACCACTTACACCAAGATCTTTGTTGGAGGCCTGGCTTGGGAGACCCAAAGTGACACAATGAGGAACTACTTCGAGCAGTTTGGGGAGATCCTGGAGGCCGTCGTGATCACTGACAAGAGCACCGGAAGATCCAAAGGATATGGGTTT GTGACCTTCCGTGAGCCGGCGGCTGCGATGAGAGCCTGTGTCGATCCTTCGCCGGTGATCGATGGGAGGAGGGCTAACTGCAATCTTGCTTCGCTTGGTGCTCACCGATCCACGCCTACAACACCCCCACATG GAGGAAACAGAAGTCTAAGGATGGTCAAATCTTTTCATACAGGATACCAAGGTGGGATGGCTGCAGCTTTTGCTTCTCCTGCCTCCTTCCCTCATTATGCCGTCCAGCAAGGTGCCCCATATGGTCTCTATGG GTACTCTCCATACTCCTCTGAATACAGCTACCCGATG GTGCAAGAATTGCTTACTGATCCCTTGCATTGTAATGGCCAGAGTTATTACAATGTCTTTGGAGGTGCAACTGCGCAATATCCAGTTCATGGTTCAGCGGCAGGAACGGTGACAGGAACCACTGCCTTCTACCCATACTTCCAGTTCGGgcagggcggcggcggcggcgctacAGTCGGACACGGCTACAGCATTCCATATCCTCCGATTCTCCATTATTCAGCAGTGGCCTCGACGACGACGGGATTGACGGGGTTCATGCAGCATCTCGGAGGGCCATTGTCCATTCCACCCAGTCCTCCTGCACAACCAG GCATGACTGTGGCTCTCACAGCTCCAGCCCTGCCATCTCCGGCCGGCTACCACCACTGCGCCTGA
- the LOC135646152 gene encoding uncharacterized protein LOC135646152 isoform X4, translating to MTPNVAGQFGDTTYTKIFVGGLAWETQSDTMRNYFEQFGEILEAVVITDKSTGRSKGYGFVTFREPAAAMRACVDPSPVIDGRRANCNLASLGAHRSTPTTPPHGYQGGMAAAFASPASFPHYAVQQGAPYGLYGYSPYSSEYSYPMVQELLTDPLHCNGQSYYNVFGGATAQYPVHGSAAGTVTGTTAFYPYFQFGQGGGGGATVGHGYSIPYPPILHYSAVASTTTGLTGFMQHLGGPLSIPPSPPAQPGMTVALTAPALPSPAGYHHCA from the exons ATGACTCCAAACGTAGCAGGTCAGTTTGGAGACACCACTTACACCAAGATCTTTGTTGGAGGCCTGGCTTGGGAGACCCAAAGTGACACAATGAGGAACTACTTCGAGCAGTTTGGGGAGATCCTGGAGGCCGTCGTGATCACTGACAAGAGCACCGGAAGATCCAAAGGATATGGGTTT GTGACCTTCCGTGAGCCGGCGGCTGCGATGAGAGCCTGTGTCGATCCTTCGCCGGTGATCGATGGGAGGAGGGCTAACTGCAATCTTGCTTCGCTTGGTGCTCACCGATCCACGCCTACAACACCCCCACATG GATACCAAGGTGGGATGGCTGCAGCTTTTGCTTCTCCTGCCTCCTTCCCTCATTATGCCGTCCAGCAAGGTGCCCCATATGGTCTCTATGG GTACTCTCCATACTCCTCTGAATACAGCTACCCGATG GTGCAAGAATTGCTTACTGATCCCTTGCATTGTAATGGCCAGAGTTATTACAATGTCTTTGGAGGTGCAACTGCGCAATATCCAGTTCATGGTTCAGCGGCAGGAACGGTGACAGGAACCACTGCCTTCTACCCATACTTCCAGTTCGGgcagggcggcggcggcggcgctacAGTCGGACACGGCTACAGCATTCCATATCCTCCGATTCTCCATTATTCAGCAGTGGCCTCGACGACGACGGGATTGACGGGGTTCATGCAGCATCTCGGAGGGCCATTGTCCATTCCACCCAGTCCTCCTGCACAACCAG GCATGACTGTGGCTCTCACAGCTCCAGCCCTGCCATCTCCGGCCGGCTACCACCACTGCGCCTGA
- the LOC135646152 gene encoding uncharacterized protein LOC135646152 isoform X5, protein MTPNVAGQFGDTTYTKIFVGGLAWETQSDTMRNYFEQFGEILEAVVITDKSTGRSKGYGFVTFREPAAAMRACVDPSPVIDGRRANCNLASLGAHRSTPTTPPHGYQGGMAAAFASPASFPHYAVQQGAPYGLYGYSPYSSEYSYPMSYYNVFGGATAQYPVHGSAAGTVTGTTAFYPYFQFGQGGGGGATVGHGYSIPYPPILHYSAVASTTTGLTGFMQHLGGPLSIPPSPPAQPGMTVALTAPALPSPAGYHHCA, encoded by the exons ATGACTCCAAACGTAGCAGGTCAGTTTGGAGACACCACTTACACCAAGATCTTTGTTGGAGGCCTGGCTTGGGAGACCCAAAGTGACACAATGAGGAACTACTTCGAGCAGTTTGGGGAGATCCTGGAGGCCGTCGTGATCACTGACAAGAGCACCGGAAGATCCAAAGGATATGGGTTT GTGACCTTCCGTGAGCCGGCGGCTGCGATGAGAGCCTGTGTCGATCCTTCGCCGGTGATCGATGGGAGGAGGGCTAACTGCAATCTTGCTTCGCTTGGTGCTCACCGATCCACGCCTACAACACCCCCACATG GATACCAAGGTGGGATGGCTGCAGCTTTTGCTTCTCCTGCCTCCTTCCCTCATTATGCCGTCCAGCAAGGTGCCCCATATGGTCTCTATGG GTACTCTCCATACTCCTCTGAATACAGCTACCCGATG AGTTATTACAATGTCTTTGGAGGTGCAACTGCGCAATATCCAGTTCATGGTTCAGCGGCAGGAACGGTGACAGGAACCACTGCCTTCTACCCATACTTCCAGTTCGGgcagggcggcggcggcggcgctacAGTCGGACACGGCTACAGCATTCCATATCCTCCGATTCTCCATTATTCAGCAGTGGCCTCGACGACGACGGGATTGACGGGGTTCATGCAGCATCTCGGAGGGCCATTGTCCATTCCACCCAGTCCTCCTGCACAACCAG GCATGACTGTGGCTCTCACAGCTCCAGCCCTGCCATCTCCGGCCGGCTACCACCACTGCGCCTGA
- the LOC135646152 gene encoding uncharacterized protein LOC135646152 isoform X3, with product MTPNVAGQFGDTTYTKIFVGGLAWETQSDTMRNYFEQFGEILEAVVITDKSTGRSKGYGFVTFREPAAAMRACVDPSPVIDGRRANCNLASLGAHRSTPTTPPHGGNRSLRMVKSFHTGYQGGMAAAFASPASFPHYAVQQGAPYGLYGYSPYSSEYSYPMSYYNVFGGATAQYPVHGSAAGTVTGTTAFYPYFQFGQGGGGGATVGHGYSIPYPPILHYSAVASTTTGLTGFMQHLGGPLSIPPSPPAQPGMTVALTAPALPSPAGYHHCA from the exons ATGACTCCAAACGTAGCAGGTCAGTTTGGAGACACCACTTACACCAAGATCTTTGTTGGAGGCCTGGCTTGGGAGACCCAAAGTGACACAATGAGGAACTACTTCGAGCAGTTTGGGGAGATCCTGGAGGCCGTCGTGATCACTGACAAGAGCACCGGAAGATCCAAAGGATATGGGTTT GTGACCTTCCGTGAGCCGGCGGCTGCGATGAGAGCCTGTGTCGATCCTTCGCCGGTGATCGATGGGAGGAGGGCTAACTGCAATCTTGCTTCGCTTGGTGCTCACCGATCCACGCCTACAACACCCCCACATG GAGGAAACAGAAGTCTAAGGATGGTCAAATCTTTTCATACAGGATACCAAGGTGGGATGGCTGCAGCTTTTGCTTCTCCTGCCTCCTTCCCTCATTATGCCGTCCAGCAAGGTGCCCCATATGGTCTCTATGG GTACTCTCCATACTCCTCTGAATACAGCTACCCGATG AGTTATTACAATGTCTTTGGAGGTGCAACTGCGCAATATCCAGTTCATGGTTCAGCGGCAGGAACGGTGACAGGAACCACTGCCTTCTACCCATACTTCCAGTTCGGgcagggcggcggcggcggcgctacAGTCGGACACGGCTACAGCATTCCATATCCTCCGATTCTCCATTATTCAGCAGTGGCCTCGACGACGACGGGATTGACGGGGTTCATGCAGCATCTCGGAGGGCCATTGTCCATTCCACCCAGTCCTCCTGCACAACCAG GCATGACTGTGGCTCTCACAGCTCCAGCCCTGCCATCTCCGGCCGGCTACCACCACTGCGCCTGA
- the LOC135646152 gene encoding uncharacterized protein LOC135646152 isoform X2, giving the protein MTPNVAGQFGDTTYTKIFVGGLAWETQSDTMRNYFEQFGEILEAVVITDKSTGRSKGYGFVTFREPAAAMRACVDPSPVIDGRRANCNLASLGAHRSTPTTPPHGGNRSLRMVKSFHTGYQGGMAAAFASPASFPHYAVQQGAPYGLYGYSPYSSEYSYPMVQELLTDPLHCNGQSYYNVFGGATAQYPVHGSAAGTVTGTTAFYPYFQFGQGGGGGATVGHGYSIPYPPILHYSAVASTTTGLTGFMQHLGGPLSIPPSPPAQPVCFPLKQA; this is encoded by the exons ATGACTCCAAACGTAGCAGGTCAGTTTGGAGACACCACTTACACCAAGATCTTTGTTGGAGGCCTGGCTTGGGAGACCCAAAGTGACACAATGAGGAACTACTTCGAGCAGTTTGGGGAGATCCTGGAGGCCGTCGTGATCACTGACAAGAGCACCGGAAGATCCAAAGGATATGGGTTT GTGACCTTCCGTGAGCCGGCGGCTGCGATGAGAGCCTGTGTCGATCCTTCGCCGGTGATCGATGGGAGGAGGGCTAACTGCAATCTTGCTTCGCTTGGTGCTCACCGATCCACGCCTACAACACCCCCACATG GAGGAAACAGAAGTCTAAGGATGGTCAAATCTTTTCATACAGGATACCAAGGTGGGATGGCTGCAGCTTTTGCTTCTCCTGCCTCCTTCCCTCATTATGCCGTCCAGCAAGGTGCCCCATATGGTCTCTATGG GTACTCTCCATACTCCTCTGAATACAGCTACCCGATG GTGCAAGAATTGCTTACTGATCCCTTGCATTGTAATGGCCAGAGTTATTACAATGTCTTTGGAGGTGCAACTGCGCAATATCCAGTTCATGGTTCAGCGGCAGGAACGGTGACAGGAACCACTGCCTTCTACCCATACTTCCAGTTCGGgcagggcggcggcggcggcgctacAGTCGGACACGGCTACAGCATTCCATATCCTCCGATTCTCCATTATTCAGCAGTGGCCTCGACGACGACGGGATTGACGGGGTTCATGCAGCATCTCGGAGGGCCATTGTCCATTCCACCCAGTCCTCCTGCACAACCAG TGTGTTTTCCCTTAAAACAGGCATGA
- the LOC135644835 gene encoding chloride channel protein CLC-c-like has product MDHRESDEEVESSVGGVAPRDMESNASSFFDDEEMGIRDPLLRWQIGNTTSQLAVVGANVCPIESLDYEVVENDIYKEDWRSRKKEQIFQYVLLKWTFALLIGLATGLVGFFNNLAVENIAGFKWLLTSNLMLKHRYHEAFAVFAGCNASLAAAASALCAYLAPAAAGSGIPEVKAYLNGIDAHPILAPSTLFVKIFGSICGVSAGFVLGKEGPMVHTGACIASLLGQGGSRKYHLTWTWLRYFKNDRDRRDLITCGAAAGVAAAFRAPLGGVLFAYEEAASWWRSALLWRTFFTTAVVAVVLRTFVYFCRSGNCGLFGKGGLIMFDLSSNISAYGTPDLIAVVLLGVIGGVLGSLYNFLIDKTLRKYSIINERGVPFKILHAVAISLLTSCCSYGLPWLVKCTPCPPDILDQCPTIGRSGNYKNFLCPPNHYNDLASLFLNTNDDAIRNLFSGGTNNEFHISTLIIFFAGVYCLGIVTYGIAIPSGLFIPVILAGASYGRLVGTLLGPISKLDEGLFALLGAASFLGGTMRMTVSVCVILLELTNDLMILPFVMLVLLISKTVADCFNKGVYDQMVKLKGFPFMEAHAEPYMRNLKAGDVVSGPLITLAGVEKVGNIVHALKWTRHNGFPVVNEPPFSDARELCGLALKSHLLVLLKGKGFTKERVSTGAADVLRRFDPFDFAKAGSGKGVKLEELDIDDAEMEMYVDLHPIVNRSPYTVKETMSLAKAAVLFRELGLRHLCVVPKSPGGSPVAGILTRHDFMPEHILGRFPHLKNH; this is encoded by the exons ATGGATCACAGGGAGAGCGACGAGGAAGTGGAGAGCAGCGTGGGCGGGGTGGCGCCGAGGGATATGGAGAGTAACGCGTCGAGCTTCTTCGACGACGAGGAGATGGGCATAAGGGATCCCCTGCTCCGTTGGCAGATCGGGAATACCACGTCGCAGCTCGCCGTCGTCGGCGCCAACGTCTGCCCCATCGAGAGCTTGGACTACGA GGTTGTGGAGAATGACATATATAAAGAAGACTGGAGATCAAGGAAAAAGGAACAGATATTTCAATATGTACTTCTCAAATGGACCTTCGCACTTCTTATAGGCTTGGCTACTGGGCTAGTTGGATTCTTCAACAACCTTGCTGTTGAGAACATAGCTGGATTTAAGTGGTTGCTGACAAGTAATCTCATGCTCAAGCACAG GTATCATGAAGCATTTGCTGTGTTTGCTGGCTGTAATGCAAGTCTGGCAGCAGCTGCCTCTGCCTTATGTGCTTATCTTGCTCCTGCAGCAGCTGGATCTGGCATACCCGAAGTGAAAGCTTACCTAAATGGCATTGATGCTCATCCAATTCTGGCTCCTAGCACACTGTTTGTAAAG ATATTTGGCTCCATATGTGGTGTCTCTGCTGGATTTGTGTTGGGTAAGGAAGGGCCTATGGTACATACTGGGGCATGCATAGCATCCCTACTTGGTCAGGGTGGATCACGCAAGTACCACCTGACATGGACATGGCTCAGATACTTCAAGaacgatcgggatcgtcgagatcTGATAACCTGTGGAGCGGCTGCAGGCGTGGCAGCTGCCTTCAGAGCCCCCTTGGGTGGGGTCCTCTTTGCTTACGAGGAAGCAGCATCCTG GTGGCGAAGTGCTCTGCTTTGGAGGACATTTTTCACGACAGCTGTAGTTGCTGTGGTCTTGAGAACCTTCGTATATTTCTGCCGCAGTGGAAACTGTGGGCTCTTTGGGAAAGGAGGATTGATAATGTTTGACCTCAGCTCGAACATTAGTGCCTATGGAACACCAGATCTGATAGCAGTAGTTCTTCTTGGAGTcattggtggtgttttgggaagtCTATACAACTTTCTTATAGACAAGACACTTCGCAAATATAGCATCATCAATGA GAGAGGAGTTCCATTTAAGATCCTTCACGCAGTGGCTATCTCACTCTTGACTTCTTGCTGCTCATATGGACTTCCTTGGCTGGTCAAATGCACGCCATGTCCTCCAGATATCTTGGATCAGTGCCCAACCATTGGTCGCTCAGGCAACTACAAGAACTTCCTGTGTCCACCAAACCACTACAATGACCTTGCTTCCCTCTTTCTCAACACCAACGATGATGCCATCCGTAACCTTTTCAGTGGTGGCACTAACAATGAGTTCCATATTTCCACTCTCATCATCTTTTTCGCGGGAGTTTATTGTCTTGGCATTGTTACTTACGGCATTGCAATCCCTTCTGGCCTCTTCATCCCAGTCATATTGGCTGGAGCCTCCTATGGTCGACTGGTGGGGACTCTTCTTGGTCCTATCTCTAAACTAGATGAAGGTCTCTTTGCCCTCCTTGGTGCAGCTTCTTTTCTTGGTGGAACTATGAGAATGACAGTCTCAGTTTGCGTTATACTTCTTGAGCTCACCAACGATCTTATGATCCTCCCCTTCGTAATGCTTGTTCTCCTCATATCTAAAACTGTTGCTGATTGCTTCAACAAAGGGGTCTATGATCAAATGGTGAAGTTGAAAGGTTTCCCTTTCATGGAGGCTCATGCTGAGCCTTACATGAGGAACTTGAAGGCCGGCGACGTGGTGTCAGGCCCACTCATCACCCTTGCTGGGGTTGAAAAGGTGGGAAATATAGTTCATGCTTTAAAATGGACACGTCATAATGGATTTCCTGTAGTTAATGAACCACCTTTCTCTGATGCACGAGAGTTGTGTGGTCTTGCATTAAAGTCACATCTGCTTGTGCTGCTCAAGGGAAAGGGATTTACAAAGGAGAGAGTGTCAACTGGTGCAGCAGATGTTTTGCGGAGATTTGATCCATTTGACTTTGCTAAGGCAGGATCTGGAAAGGGTGTGAAGCTGGAAGAATTAGATATTGATGACGCAGAGATGGAAATGTATGTAGACCTCCACCCAATTGTCAATAGATCACCATACACAGTGAAAGAGACGATGTCTCTGGCAAAGGCTGCAGTTCTTTTCAGAGAGCTCGGACTTAGGCACCTGTGTGTTGTGCCAAAGTCTCCAGGG GGGTCTCCAGTTGCAGGGATTCTTACTCGACATGATTTCATGCCAGAGCACATTCTTGGACGTTTTCCTCACCTCAAGAACCACTAG